One Festucalex cinctus isolate MCC-2025b chromosome 1, RoL_Fcin_1.0, whole genome shotgun sequence genomic region harbors:
- the rgl3b gene encoding ral guanine nucleotide dissociation stimulator-like 3b translates to MGKWELTMNPVQEWGEELEDGAVYGITLHRVPVPSSPGPNVNPSCAFVQYRTNKVRRLKAASLQMLASYLLDPDCLEQDYGRIFLSTYRTFTSTEKLLELIFQRDSAASELENSECNLGPLLAFVQTWLDEYSEDFRDPPLHSGLQLLLDHLQISSAMHDQLRRQPNFCSLAWQTEKLLRRFQEEDSEIHASPCQADVQQREQLSGDEDSGYEHAQEQSDIMDFSARAIAEQLTRMDSALFVKVAPYQCLGCIWSQRDKKENMSPTIRATIAQFNAITNLVIISLLGRPERAISSHTPSQRARIVEKWIRVAQDCHRLKNFSSLKAILSALQSNAVYRLRKTWAAVSRDSMVTFDNLCETFPDENCLLTNRELLVENTSSGVVPYLGTYLTILTMLDTALPDTVEAGLINFEKRRREFEVLSQIRELQVSCAQFNLPHYPRIAAWMQGHKPLTDQQSYELSRQLEPPVDVCSPTTWSHRTLTKKLSSLLTMSDGSKKLPADQISVSSSGSSGSELEDLSSPNSACSIRLQSFHSSCNNVSEVFSSSSSSSSSSSSPCSSTALSPDSQTPSGSSSDSLCSSASSCVTSPPPSAACQHKRSVSMTSLPVYNRQSADSCIVRVSVDLGHNNGNMYKSVLLTSQDKTAHVIQRVLEKHHLDHMNWQEFTLTQVISQDRELLIPDKANVFYAMSTTANFDFVLRRFHKGQKKPLRATSSLGRYTK, encoded by the exons AACCCAGTGCAGGAGTGGGGTGAAGAATTAGAGGATGGTGCTGTCTACGGGATCACGCTGCACCGGGTGCCCGTCCCCTCCTCTCCAGGCCCCAACGTGAATCCATCATGCGCTTTCGTCCAGTACCGAACCAACAAAGTGCGGCGTCTGAAGGCAGCCAGTCTGCAAATGCTTGCGAGTTACCTCCTTGACCCCGACTGTCTGGAACAGGACTACGGCAGGATCTTCCTCTCCACATACAGAACCTTCACCAGTACGGAGAAGCTGTTAGAGCTCATCTTCCAAAG AGACAGTGcagcatcagaattagaaaacagTGAATGCAACCTTGG CCCTCTGTTGGCCTTTGTCCAGACATGGTTGGACGAGTACAGTGAGGACTTCAGGGATCCTCCGCTGCACTCTGGCCTGCAACTTCTTTTGGATCACCTTCAAATCAGCTCTGCCATGCATGACCAACTTCGCCGTCAGCCCAACTTCTGTTCGCTGGCTTGGCAAACTGAAAAATTGCTGCGGAGGTTCCAGGAAGAAG ATTCTGAGATACATGCGAGCCCTTGTCAGGCAGATGTGCAACAACGTGAGCAGCTTTCAGGTGACGAGGATTCAGGATATGAACACGCACAAGAGCAAAGTGACATTATGGATTTCTCAGCAAGAGCCATTGCAGAACAACTCACCCGCATGGATTCT GCTTTATTTGTGAAAGTGGCCCCTTACCAGTGTTTGGGTTGCATCTGGTCCCAAAGGGACAAGAAGGAGAACATGTCCCCCACCATCAGGGCAACCATTGCGCAGTTTAACGCCATCACCAACCTGGTCATCATATCCCTGCTCGGCCGCCCTGAACGTGCCATCTCCAGTCATACACCATCGCAACGAGCTCGGATTGTGGAGAAGTGGATCAGAGTAGCGCAG GACTGTCACCGTTTGAAGAACTTTTCATCCCTCAAGGCAATCCTGTCTGCTCTTCAGTCCAATGCCGTCTACAGACTGAGAAAGACCTGGGCTGCAGTTAGCAG GGACAGCATGGTTACGTTTGATAACCTGTGTGAAacctttcctgatgaaaactgtCTTCTGACAAACAGAGAGCTATTGGTGGAG AATACGTCCAGTGGCGTGGTGCCTTACCTGGGCACCTACCTGACCATCCTCACCATGCTCGACACAGCGCTGCCTGACACAGTGGAG GCTGGGCTCATAAACTttgagaagaggaggagg GAGTTTGAGGTTCTGTCACAAATCCGTGAATTGCAAGTGTCCTGTGCTCAGTTCAACCTGCCCCATTACCCAAGAATTGCTGCTTGGATGCAAGGACATAAACCGCTCACTGACCAACAAAG TTATGAACTTTCAAGACAATTGGAGCCTCCCGTGGACGTGTGTTCACCAACCACTTGGAGTCACAGAACACTCACGAAGAAACTTTCCTC TCTCTTGACAATGAGCGATGGATCCAAAAAGCTTCCAGCAGACCAGATCAGTGTTTCATCTTCGGGATCGAGTGGTTCCGAGTTGGAAGATCTGTCCTCTCCAAACTCCGCCTGCTCCATCAGACTGcag TCCTTCCACAGTTCTTGCAACAATGTGTCCGAGGTCTtctcttcatcatcatcctcttcctcGTCATCTTCCTCTCCATGCTCCTCGACGGCCTTGTCTCCAGACTCCCAAACTCCCTCCGGCTCGTCTTCGGACTCCCTCTGCTCCTCTGCATCTTCTTGTGTCACTTCTCCGCCGCCGTCGGCGGCCTGCCAGCACAAACGTTCGGTGTCCATGACCTCCCTGCCCGTCTACAACCGGCAAAGCGCCGACTCCTGCATTGTGAGGGTCAGCGTGGACCTGGGCCACAACAATGGCAACATGTACAAGAGTGTcttg TTGACCAGCCAGGACAAAACTGCGCATGTGATTCAGCGGGTTTTAGAGAAACATCACCTGGATCACATGAACTGGCAGGAATTCACTCTGACGCAGGTCATCTCGCAGGACCGAG AGTTGCTCATACCAGACAAAGCAAACGTCTTCTACGCTATGTCAACTACTGCCAACTTTGATTTTGTCCTGCGGCGGTTCCACAAAGGCCAGAAGAAACCACTGAGAGCCACTTCAAGTCTTGGGCGctacacaaaatag